The Thalassotalea piscium sequence ACAAGAATGAACAGTGGTATTTTATATGATCTTGATATGCGATTAAGGCCCTCCGGCAATTCAGGGGTATTAGTTGTTCATATTGACAGTTTTGAACAATATCAGCTAGATGAAGCATGGACATGGGAGCATCAAGCATTAGTACGAGCGCGTGCTATTTATGGGCATAAAGAACTGGTTGATAAGTTTAATGAGATACGTAAAAACACATTAACTAAACCACGCGATGTTAATGATTTACAAGCAGCAGTAGTAGAAATGCGCAATAAAATGCAAAGTCATCTTGATAAATCGACATTAACTGAAAATGATATTAAGCAAAGTAGAGGAGGGTTAGTCGATATAGAGTTTTTAGCTCAGTATTTAGTGTTAGCCAATTATCCAAGTCATGTAAACGAATGGCTACCTTCAGATAATATTCATATCTTCAAAACACTACTTAATTGGCAAGTGATAACAACTGAAGAATGTGAAAAATTGATCAGTCATTACTGTCAGCTTCGTGACTTTGGTCATCATTGTGTACTTAAAAATAAAGCGAACCTAATGCCGATGTCTGAGTTTGAAAGTTATGCAAAAGTTACAAATAATATTTTTAATAAATACTTAACCTGAGCTCGGGATAATGGATGTGCGCAAAAAATCGTAGCTTTGGTGTACTTAGCTTATCCCGAATTCAGGTTACTTACAGTAATACCAGTGTCATTAATTAAGTGATCTGCTTTATGCGCAGGGTAAGCAGTAAAATACAAGGTGTTTATTTTCTCACGATAGACTTTTGAGCCATTTAAGGGGATAAACCAGCTTTGTTGATTATACTTATTAATTAGATGGCGTTATCGTTTAGAGCCATCTAATAAAACACATTCCTCGTCAAGGTATTCATAATCTTGCTCTGTAATTATAAGTGTTCTATGTTGATTACAAAAGTAAGCTTTAACACCATTGGGAAAATGACCTGCAACGGCTCTACTTATTTGATAAGTCATTTGTACTATATCTTTATTAATTCTAAAGGGGTCTTTAACCAAAAAGTCTTTATCAAGCCACCAAATAACATCTAAACCTGTTTCTTTAGCATATTCGGTTAGTTTTTGATTAAGTGTGTAACCAATACGAAAAGCAGCATTTTTATCACTACTGCGCCAATTACTTCTTAAGGGGCGGGTGACCATTTTCTTAGCAATTAATATATCTACCAAATCGCCTTTTGGCTCTGGAAGGTAAACGATGTTGTTTTTTACTCTGGGTCCTGAGTCTTCGTCGGTGCCTCGTAAGTTTGCGTAAAAACGAGACAAACCTTCAGCAGCAGCATTCGTACGTTTTTTAGCTACAACAGGCTGCTCCTCTGGTACATGGACCGATTCATCGGCTTGTTCTTTATCAGCTAGGATCTCTTCTGTTGAGAGTGTTTCTGTTGCTACTTCGGTAAACAATACTTCCTTATTAGCAATAAGGAAGTACCCTAAAACAGCTAGAATTAATGCAAAGCCAATGATCCGAATCCAAAACATCATAAGTTGTAAATCTTTAAAAATATCAATAATGATTAAGTATATACCATACTTAATATTTTTTATTTATACAACGACGGATCGCTCTCGTTTGGTCTTGTTTTAAAGCGGCGGTGAAGCCACATATATTGCGCAGGGTTTTGTATGATTGCTTTTTCAAGCTCTTGATTAATTAAAGTAATATCGGCGCGGTCATCATCGCTAGGAAAATTTTCAAGTTGCGGTTGGATCGTTAAGGTATAACCACTACCATCTTCATTTCTAGTAGGTATGATCATATGCGTAACCGTATTTTTTTGTCGAGCAAAGATAAGTGTTCCTGTAGTGGTTGCTGTTTCTTTAACAGCAAAAAAAGGAACAAAAAGACTGCGGTTTCTGCCATAGTCTTGGTCGGGTAAATAAATGCATGCTTCACCTTCATGTAAAGCACGAATTAACCCTTTAACATCTCGTTTTCCTAACATGTATTTATTAGAGCGGCCACGGCCTCGATATTGAAAGTATTCCATTAATTGATTATTGTGCGGCCGATAAAAAACTACCATCGGGTGCCCTGTACCTACACCTCTACAGCTTATTTCAGCACTTAAGTTGTGCATGGCAAGTAGCAAAATACCTTTACCTTGTTGCTGTGCGTTTTCAATATGTTCAACTCCTATCACCTTGCACTTTCGTTTGACGCGCCAATCAGGCCACCACCAACCCATGCCAGTTTCGAAAAGTGCAATGCCTGTATTTTCAAAGTTTTTAATTAATAATTCCTGGCGCTCTTTGTCTGACATTTCAGGAAAACACAACGCTAAATTTGTTTGTGCTACTCGTTTTCTGCTAGACCCGAGCTTTAACAACAGTCGACCTAATGCTTTTCCCATTAACAGTTGAAGGCGATATGGCAGCCAAGAAATACTGTATAAAATAAAAACCCCGAGCCAAGTAAGCCAATACTTAGGGAGTAGAAATGACAATTTGAAATTAGGTTGAAGAATGCTGTTTTTACTCACGGTATGATTTTAACTCATTGAAATTCATGTGGTACACTATACCGTATTATATCTGTTATGGGACCAATGATGAAAGTAGATATTCCCACTTTTGATCAAG is a genomic window containing:
- a CDS encoding TcpQ domain-containing protein, which produces MMFWIRIIGFALILAVLGYFLIANKEVLFTEVATETLSTEEILADKEQADESVHVPEEQPVVAKKRTNAAAEGLSRFYANLRGTDEDSGPRVKNNIVYLPEPKGDLVDILIAKKMVTRPLRSNWRSSDKNAAFRIGYTLNQKLTEYAKETGLDVIWWLDKDFLVKDPFRINKDIVQMTYQISRAVAGHFPNGVKAYFCNQHRTLIITEQDYEYLDEECVLLDGSKR
- the lpxL gene encoding LpxL/LpxP family Kdo(2)-lipid IV(A) lauroyl/palmitoleoyl acyltransferase, yielding MSKNSILQPNFKLSFLLPKYWLTWLGVFILYSISWLPYRLQLLMGKALGRLLLKLGSSRKRVAQTNLALCFPEMSDKERQELLIKNFENTGIALFETGMGWWWPDWRVKRKCKVIGVEHIENAQQQGKGILLLAMHNLSAEISCRGVGTGHPMVVFYRPHNNQLMEYFQYRGRGRSNKYMLGKRDVKGLIRALHEGEACIYLPDQDYGRNRSLFVPFFAVKETATTTGTLIFARQKNTVTHMIIPTRNEDGSGYTLTIQPQLENFPSDDDRADITLINQELEKAIIQNPAQYMWLHRRFKTRPNESDPSLYK